From one Mycolicibacterium sp. HK-90 genomic stretch:
- a CDS encoding CaiB/BaiF CoA-transferase family protein: protein MAGVLDGIRVLDYGRFIAAPWCSAILADMGADVLRVEKREGGEDRWVQAVTEGGEGGTFLQCNRNKRSLTLDSTTAEGAEITRRLVAQADIVIANMPAAGMRASGLDYEALKAIKPDIILASATAYGEGGPYSDKIGFDGAGQVMSGAVYRQGLPDQPIRTVVPYADFGTALTMAIGVMMALYHRDKTGQGQHVEGALLPTALMLSNAFLIERELLQVDKPRMGNKGASVAPCDLYRTADDQWVLLQVAGQPMFKRWCRLVGREELFDDPRFANDDTRWANGDILNDIMSDWCADKTKAQVLELLEKAKMPAAPLHSTQDVLDDPHVQAMGYLQRVPFPGASRDVPIIETPFRMSATPGTIRRRAPLLGEHTDEVLGEIGYDAAQIAELRTNQIV, encoded by the coding sequence ATGGCAGGGGTTCTCGACGGGATACGGGTTCTCGACTACGGCCGCTTCATCGCCGCACCGTGGTGCAGCGCGATCCTGGCCGACATGGGCGCGGATGTGCTGCGGGTGGAGAAACGCGAAGGCGGCGAGGATCGTTGGGTACAGGCCGTCACCGAGGGCGGTGAGGGCGGAACCTTCCTGCAGTGCAACCGCAACAAGCGCTCGTTGACGCTGGACTCCACCACGGCCGAGGGCGCCGAGATCACCCGACGTTTGGTGGCGCAGGCCGACATCGTGATCGCCAACATGCCGGCGGCCGGGATGCGGGCCAGCGGACTGGACTACGAAGCACTGAAGGCGATCAAGCCCGACATCATCCTGGCCAGTGCCACCGCGTACGGCGAAGGCGGGCCGTACAGCGACAAGATCGGCTTCGACGGCGCCGGGCAGGTGATGTCCGGGGCGGTGTACCGGCAGGGCCTGCCAGATCAGCCGATCCGAACGGTGGTGCCGTACGCCGATTTCGGGACCGCACTGACGATGGCGATCGGCGTGATGATGGCGCTGTATCACCGCGACAAGACAGGCCAGGGCCAGCATGTCGAAGGGGCCCTGCTGCCCACCGCGCTGATGCTGTCGAACGCTTTCCTCATCGAGCGTGAGCTCCTGCAGGTGGACAAGCCACGCATGGGCAACAAGGGCGCGTCGGTGGCGCCGTGCGACCTCTATCGCACCGCCGATGACCAGTGGGTGCTGCTGCAGGTCGCCGGTCAGCCCATGTTCAAGCGGTGGTGCCGGCTGGTCGGCCGCGAAGAACTGTTCGATGATCCACGTTTCGCCAACGACGACACCCGTTGGGCCAACGGCGACATCCTCAACGACATCATGTCCGATTGGTGTGCCGACAAGACCAAGGCGCAGGTGCTGGAACTGCTGGAGAAGGCGAAAATGCCTGCGGCGCCGCTGCATTCCACGCAGGACGTCCTCGATGACCCCCATGTGCAAGCCATGGGCTACCTACAGCGGGTCCCCTTCCCGGGTGCGTCGCGCGACGTGCCGATCATCGAAACCCCGTTCCGGATGTCGGCGACACCAGGAACGATCCGCCGCCGTGCACCGCTGCTGGGTGAGCACACCGACGAGGTGCTCGGCGAGATCGGTTACGACGCGGCGCAGATCGCCGAACTGCGGACAAACCAGATCGTCTGA
- a CDS encoding TIGR03619 family F420-dependent LLM class oxidoreductase, with protein MKLGLSTPIVMQHPGEFSPWEADAGPDELALVAETADSVGFHHLTCAEHTGIPASAAAVRGTVYWDPLATLSFLAARTRRIRLATAVVVLPYHHPVALAKSYGTLDRLSGGRVILGVGVGSLTEEFELLGAQWEDRGAAADRDIATLRAAWGQPVVDGFAIEPHATTTDLPVWVGGRTKRSLRRAVEFGTGWVPFGLSPDAIADFLAPCRLPADFDVVLSPGVALDPLGDPDGVRSRLGRLRDVGATIANCSVQARSAEHFCEQLAALQAIGEQL; from the coding sequence GTGAAGCTCGGACTATCCACCCCCATCGTGATGCAGCACCCTGGCGAGTTCTCCCCGTGGGAGGCCGACGCGGGGCCCGATGAGCTTGCGTTGGTCGCCGAGACGGCAGACAGCGTGGGGTTTCACCACCTGACGTGTGCCGAGCACACGGGAATACCGGCCTCGGCGGCCGCGGTGCGCGGGACCGTGTACTGGGATCCGCTGGCCACCCTGTCCTTCCTGGCGGCCCGCACCCGACGCATCCGATTGGCCACCGCCGTGGTGGTGCTGCCCTACCACCACCCGGTGGCACTGGCGAAGAGCTACGGCACCCTCGACCGGCTCAGTGGCGGACGGGTGATCCTCGGCGTCGGCGTCGGGTCACTCACCGAGGAGTTCGAGCTGCTCGGCGCGCAATGGGAGGATCGCGGGGCCGCGGCCGACCGCGACATCGCCACGCTGCGAGCCGCGTGGGGACAACCTGTCGTCGACGGCTTCGCCATCGAACCTCACGCCACCACCACGGATCTCCCGGTCTGGGTGGGTGGGCGTACCAAGCGCTCGTTGAGGCGGGCAGTCGAATTCGGTACCGGGTGGGTACCTTTCGGCCTGTCGCCGGACGCGATCGCGGATTTTCTGGCGCCCTGCCGGCTGCCCGCGGACTTCGACGTCGTCCTCTCCCCTGGTGTCGCGCTGGATCCCCTGGGTGACCCCGACGGCGTACGCAGCCGTCTGGGGAGGTTGCGGGACGTAGGCGCAACGATCGCCAATTGCTCGGTCCAGGCGCGCAGTGCCGAGCACTTCTGCGAGCAGCTCGCGGCTCTGCAGGCGATCGGCGAACAGCTCTGA
- a CDS encoding PaaI family thioesterase, whose protein sequence is MTTNIFELFDLIGYRDAPGSDDEAVVELPVAPHVVNTNGGLQGGLLATLVDTAAGKLAMRQLPPGHSVATSDLNLRYLRPVTVGSARAVARLVHNGKRSMVIQVDIFTVPGDDLAVVATVSFAKIHAKEAAT, encoded by the coding sequence GTGACCACCAACATCTTCGAACTGTTCGACTTGATCGGCTATCGGGACGCCCCGGGATCCGACGACGAGGCCGTGGTCGAGCTGCCGGTGGCACCGCACGTGGTCAACACCAACGGCGGGTTGCAGGGCGGCCTGCTCGCCACCCTCGTCGACACAGCCGCGGGCAAGCTCGCCATGCGGCAGCTGCCGCCCGGTCACAGTGTGGCGACATCGGACCTCAACCTGCGCTATCTGAGGCCGGTCACCGTGGGTTCCGCGCGGGCCGTGGCCCGCCTCGTGCACAACGGTAAGCGGTCCATGGTGATCCAGGTCGACATCTTCACCGTCCCGGGCGATGACCTGGCCGTCGTCGCCACCGTCAGCTTTGCAAAGATCCATGCCAAGGAGGCAGCGACGTGA